From one Nocardioides scoriae genomic stretch:
- the iolC gene encoding 5-dehydro-2-deoxygluconokinase: MSAPFDVITMGRVSVDVYPTQVGVRLEDVTTFGKFLGGSSTNVSVAASRLGHRAATITRVGEDPFGRFVHQALAGFGVDDRWVSAVPGLQTPVVFCEIFPPDDFPLYFYRRPKAPDLEISPDDLDYDAIRAAEVFWVTVTGLSESPSREAHLAALEARGSDRTTVLDLDYRPMFWGSEAEATAQVEAALPHVSVAVGNLEECRVAVGESEPAAAAKALHDAGVSLAVVKQGPLGVLGSRRRPDGTEDHVVVPPVPVEVVNGLGAGDAFGGALVHGLLEGSDLRTMLTWANAAGSFVAGQLACADAMPSVDELGTYLREHEKSTR; the protein is encoded by the coding sequence GTGAGCGCGCCCTTCGACGTCATCACGATGGGGCGGGTCAGCGTCGACGTCTACCCGACCCAGGTGGGCGTGCGGCTCGAGGACGTGACGACCTTCGGCAAGTTCCTGGGCGGCAGCTCGACCAACGTCTCGGTCGCCGCCTCCCGCCTGGGCCACCGGGCCGCGACCATCACGCGGGTCGGCGAGGACCCCTTCGGCCGCTTCGTGCACCAGGCGCTCGCCGGCTTCGGCGTCGACGACCGGTGGGTCTCGGCCGTGCCGGGGCTGCAGACGCCCGTCGTGTTCTGCGAGATCTTCCCGCCCGACGACTTCCCGCTCTACTTCTACCGGCGCCCGAAGGCCCCCGACCTGGAGATCTCGCCCGACGACCTCGACTACGACGCCATCCGGGCGGCCGAGGTCTTCTGGGTGACCGTCACCGGCCTGTCGGAGTCGCCCAGCCGCGAGGCCCACCTGGCCGCGCTCGAGGCCCGCGGGTCCGACCGGACCACGGTCCTCGACCTCGACTACCGGCCGATGTTCTGGGGGTCCGAGGCCGAGGCCACCGCCCAGGTCGAGGCCGCGCTGCCCCACGTGAGCGTGGCCGTCGGCAACCTCGAGGAGTGCCGGGTGGCCGTCGGCGAGTCCGAGCCCGCCGCCGCGGCGAAGGCGCTGCACGACGCCGGCGTCAGCCTGGCCGTCGTGAAGCAGGGACCCCTCGGCGTGCTGGGCAGCCGTCGCCGACCCGACGGCACCGAGGACCACGTCGTGGTGCCGCCCGTGCCGGTCGAGGTGGTCAACGGCCTCGGCGCCGGCGACGCCTTCGGCGGCGCGCTGGTCCACGGCCTGCTCGAGGGCAGCGACCTGCGGACCATGCTCACCTGGGCCAACGCCGCCGGGTCCTTCGTCGCGGGCCAGCTGGCCTGTGCCGACGCGATGCCGTCGGTCGACGAGCTGGGCACCTACCTGCGCGAGCACGAGAAGAGCACCCGATGA
- a CDS encoding Cgl0159 family (beta/alpha)8-fold protein — translation MTTLSPAPATSGPRVGPDDVARLVATRVAHPERVAELYAARRAPEGLVGRTGRLMLIAADHPARGALRAGPDPLAMGDRAQLLDRLVRALARPGVDGFLGTPDVVEDLLLLGALEDKVVIGSMNRGGLAGTCFEMDDRFTGYDAATIAAAGLQGGKMLLRIDPEDPTTVRTLEACAGAVSELAGERVMAMVEPFISGRDESGRVRNDLSAEAVVRSVGVAAGLGTTSAHTWLKLPVVADMEPVLAASALPVLLLGGEVADDAEAQRASWRAALASPVVRGMVVGRSLLFPPDGDVERAVDACVELM, via the coding sequence ATGACCACCCTGTCCCCGGCGCCCGCCACGAGCGGGCCGCGCGTCGGACCCGACGACGTCGCCCGCCTCGTGGCCACCCGCGTCGCGCACCCCGAGCGCGTCGCCGAGCTGTACGCCGCCCGCCGGGCCCCCGAGGGCCTCGTCGGCCGCACCGGCCGGCTGATGCTCATCGCCGCCGACCACCCCGCCCGCGGCGCCCTGCGCGCCGGCCCCGACCCGCTGGCCATGGGCGACCGGGCGCAGCTGCTCGACCGGCTGGTCCGGGCGCTGGCCCGACCGGGGGTCGACGGCTTCCTCGGCACCCCCGACGTCGTCGAGGACCTGCTGCTGCTCGGCGCTCTCGAGGACAAGGTGGTCATCGGGTCGATGAACCGCGGCGGCCTCGCCGGCACCTGCTTCGAGATGGACGACCGGTTCACCGGCTACGACGCCGCCACCATCGCCGCCGCCGGTCTCCAGGGCGGCAAGATGCTGCTGCGCATCGACCCCGAGGACCCCACCACCGTGCGCACCCTCGAGGCCTGCGCCGGCGCGGTGTCCGAGCTGGCCGGCGAGCGCGTGATGGCCATGGTCGAGCCCTTCATCTCGGGCCGCGACGAGTCCGGCCGGGTCCGCAACGACCTCTCGGCCGAGGCCGTGGTCCGCTCGGTCGGCGTCGCCGCCGGCCTGGGCACCACCTCGGCCCACACCTGGCTCAAGCTGCCCGTGGTCGCCGACATGGAGCCGGTGCTGGCCGCCTCGGCGCTGCCGGTGCTGCTGCTCGGCGGCGAGGTCGCCGACGACGCCGAGGCCCAGCGGGCCTCCTGGCGGGCCGCCCTCGCCAGCCCGGTCGTGCGCGGCATGGTCGTGGGCCGCTCGCTGCTCTTCCCGCCCGACGGCGACGTCGAGCGGGCCGTCGACGCCTGCGTGGAGCTGATGTGA
- the iolB gene encoding 5-deoxy-glucuronate isomerase: protein MSEVLGPVVRRGEAAAGPFALEVTPASAGWTHSGLRVLELAPGQSETVATGGSEVVVLSLGGAAGVVVDGAAYELEGRRDVFDGPSDAVYAPRDAEVVLSSRAGARLALCSAVCETRLPAAYLPRSDVPVELRGAGRASRQVNNFGVPGVLEADRIIACEVLTPGGNWSSWPPHKHDEERDGETRLEEIYYFEVADGPSGPGFGLQRVYGHEHAEIDVTAEVRTGDVVLIPHGWHGPSVATPGYDLYYLNVMAGPGPERSWQICDDPAHAWVRGTWPDQDVDPRLPFPGATPGGDR from the coding sequence GTGAGCGAGGTCCTCGGTCCCGTGGTCCGACGTGGCGAGGCGGCCGCCGGGCCCTTCGCCCTGGAGGTGACGCCCGCCTCCGCAGGCTGGACCCACAGCGGGCTGCGGGTCCTCGAGCTCGCCCCCGGGCAGTCCGAGACCGTGGCGACCGGCGGCAGCGAGGTCGTGGTGCTCTCGCTCGGCGGCGCGGCCGGCGTGGTGGTCGACGGGGCGGCGTACGAGCTGGAGGGGCGTCGCGACGTCTTCGACGGCCCGAGCGACGCGGTCTACGCGCCCCGTGACGCGGAGGTGGTGCTCTCCAGCCGCGCGGGCGCCCGGCTCGCGCTGTGCTCCGCCGTGTGCGAGACGCGGCTGCCGGCGGCGTACCTGCCCCGGAGCGACGTGCCCGTCGAGCTGCGCGGCGCCGGACGGGCCAGCCGCCAGGTCAACAACTTCGGGGTCCCGGGCGTGCTCGAGGCCGACCGGATCATCGCCTGCGAGGTCCTCACCCCGGGCGGCAACTGGTCGTCGTGGCCGCCGCACAAGCACGACGAGGAGCGCGACGGCGAGACCCGCCTGGAGGAGATCTACTACTTCGAGGTGGCCGACGGCCCGTCCGGGCCCGGCTTCGGGCTGCAGCGCGTCTACGGCCACGAGCACGCCGAGATCGACGTCACCGCCGAGGTCCGCACCGGCGACGTCGTCCTCATCCCCCACGGCTGGCACGGCCCCTCGGTGGCCACCCCCGGCTACGACCTGTACTACCTCAACGTGATGGCCGGTCCCGGGCCCGAGCGCTCGTGGCAGATCTGCGACGACCCCGCCCACGCCTGGGTCCGCGGCACCTGGCCCGACCAGGACGTCGACCCGCGGCTCCCGTTCCCGGGCGCCACCCCAGGAGGAGACCGATGA
- the iolD gene encoding 3D-(3,5/4)-trihydroxycyclohexane-1,2-dione acylhydrolase (decyclizing), with protein MSTTPTVRLTVAQALVRFLEVQHVERDGDVQPFYAGCWGIFGHGNVAGVGQALLEREQSDDPAALRYFQGRNEQAMVHAAVAYARHRDRLATMAVTASVGPGATNMVTGAALATINRLPVLLLPGDTFATRVAQPVLQELETSYAGDVSVNDAFRPVSAYFDRVDRPEQLPSALLNATRVLTDPAQTGAVTIALPQDVQAQAHDWPVELFETRVWHVARPLPERSVLDRAVELVRQAERPLLVAGGGVIYSGADVVLRELAEATGIPVAETQAGKGSLPYDHPQSVGAVGATGTTAADGLAAEADLVIGVGTRWSDFTTASRTVFAHPDVRFVNLNVSAFDAHKHGAVSLVADAREGLAALRDALAGWTAPTAHTERATTLARAWDATVEQAYTDTAGTPAEGLMVQSQVLGVVNRVSDPRDVVVCAAGSMPGDLHKLWRTRDRKGYHVEYGFSCMGYEVAGGLGVKLAALDEADLHGAEDRDVVVMVGDGSWLMMSSEIVTAVAEGLKVIVVLVQNHGFASIGALSESLGSQRFGTRYRARTATGLDGSRLPVDLAANAASLGADVLVAHGLEDLESAVRKAKESTRTTVIHVETDPLVPAPSSPAWWDVPVAEVSVLESTRTARAAYDGHKREQRTHLSPASPRGTTTKDEQR; from the coding sequence ATGAGCACGACCCCCACCGTCCGGTTGACCGTCGCCCAGGCGCTGGTGCGCTTCCTCGAGGTGCAGCACGTCGAGCGCGACGGCGACGTGCAGCCCTTCTACGCCGGCTGCTGGGGCATCTTCGGCCACGGCAACGTCGCCGGCGTCGGCCAGGCGCTGCTCGAGCGCGAGCAGTCCGACGACCCCGCGGCGCTGCGCTACTTCCAGGGCCGCAACGAGCAGGCCATGGTGCACGCGGCCGTCGCCTACGCCCGTCACCGCGACCGGCTCGCCACCATGGCCGTCACCGCCTCGGTCGGCCCCGGTGCGACCAACATGGTCACCGGCGCCGCGCTGGCCACGATCAACCGGCTCCCCGTGCTGCTGCTGCCCGGCGACACCTTCGCCACCCGGGTGGCGCAGCCGGTCCTGCAGGAGCTCGAGACGTCGTACGCCGGCGACGTGTCCGTCAACGACGCCTTCCGACCCGTCTCGGCGTACTTCGACCGGGTCGACCGCCCCGAGCAGCTGCCCTCCGCCCTGCTCAACGCGACCCGGGTGCTGACCGACCCGGCCCAGACCGGCGCGGTGACCATCGCGCTGCCGCAGGACGTGCAGGCCCAGGCCCACGACTGGCCGGTCGAGCTGTTCGAGACGCGGGTGTGGCACGTCGCCCGGCCGCTGCCCGAGCGCTCGGTGCTCGACCGCGCGGTCGAGCTGGTCCGGCAGGCCGAGCGGCCGCTGCTGGTCGCCGGCGGCGGCGTCATCTACAGCGGCGCCGACGTGGTGCTGCGCGAGCTGGCCGAGGCCACGGGCATCCCCGTGGCCGAGACCCAGGCGGGCAAGGGCTCGCTCCCCTACGACCATCCGCAGTCCGTCGGTGCCGTCGGAGCCACCGGCACCACGGCTGCGGATGGTCTCGCCGCCGAGGCCGACCTGGTGATCGGCGTCGGCACGCGCTGGAGCGACTTCACCACCGCCTCGCGGACCGTCTTCGCCCACCCGGACGTGCGCTTCGTCAACCTCAACGTCAGCGCCTTCGACGCCCACAAGCACGGCGCCGTCTCGCTGGTGGCCGACGCCCGCGAGGGGCTCGCGGCGCTGCGCGACGCGCTGGCCGGCTGGACCGCTCCGACCGCCCACACCGAGCGGGCCACGACGCTGGCGCGCGCCTGGGACGCCACCGTGGAGCAGGCCTACACCGACACGGCCGGCACGCCCGCCGAGGGCCTGATGGTGCAGTCGCAGGTGCTGGGCGTCGTCAACCGGGTGAGCGACCCGCGCGACGTGGTCGTGTGCGCCGCCGGGTCGATGCCGGGCGACCTGCACAAGCTGTGGCGCACCCGTGACCGCAAGGGCTACCACGTCGAGTACGGCTTCTCCTGCATGGGCTACGAGGTCGCCGGCGGCCTCGGGGTCAAGCTGGCCGCCCTCGACGAGGCCGACCTCCACGGCGCCGAGGACCGCGACGTCGTGGTCATGGTCGGCGACGGCTCGTGGCTGATGATGAGCAGCGAGATCGTCACCGCGGTCGCCGAGGGCCTCAAGGTGATCGTGGTGCTCGTGCAGAACCACGGCTTCGCCTCGATCGGCGCGCTCTCGGAGTCGCTCGGCTCTCAGCGCTTCGGCACCCGCTACCGCGCCCGCACCGCCACCGGTCTCGACGGCTCGCGGCTCCCGGTCGACCTGGCCGCCAACGCCGCCAGCCTCGGCGCCGACGTGCTGGTCGCCCACGGACTGGAGGACCTCGAGTCGGCGGTCCGCAAGGCCAAGGAGTCGACGCGCACGACCGTGATCCACGTCGAGACCGATCCGCTGGTCCCGGCTCCGTCGAGCCCCGCCTGGTGGGACGTGCCGGTCGCGGAGGTGTCCGTGCTGGAATCGACCCGGACGGCCCGCGCGGCGTACGACGGACACAAGCGCGAGCAGCGCACCCACCTCTCACCCGCCTCCCCCCGGGGCACCACCACGAAGGACGAGCAGCGATGA
- a CDS encoding CoA-acylating methylmalonate-semialdehyde dehydrogenase yields MSHTYDHWINGAATPGESDRTGDVYDPALGSAARQVRLATAGDVDLAVAAAAEAFTTWSESSVVARSRVMFAFRELLVQHEDELAQLISAEHGKTLDDARGEVVRGREVVEFACGIAQLLKGEYNDQVSGGIDSHSFRQPLGVVAGITPFNFPIMVPLWMHPVAIACGNTFVLKPSERVPGASDLVARLYQQAGLPDGVFNVVHGDKVAVDRILEHPDVAAVSFVGSTPIARYVHEGASRTGKRVQALGGAKNHAVVMPDADLDFAADHIVAAGYGSAGQRCMAISAVVAVGPAADTLVDKIRERSVDLTVGPGTGEGVDMGPVVTRASRDRIVDYVGQGEDAGAKVVVDGREVTVEGHEEGFFVGPTLLDQVTTDMSVYTDEIFGPVLTVLRVPTLEAAIELINANPYGNGTAVFTSSGEVARTFQRKVTVGMIGINVPVPVPMAFHSFGGWKDSLFGDHHIHGPEGVRFYTQAKVVTTRWPHVAEESLAQLNFPTAQ; encoded by the coding sequence ATGAGCCACACCTACGACCACTGGATCAACGGGGCGGCGACCCCCGGCGAGAGCGACCGCACGGGCGACGTCTACGACCCGGCGCTCGGCTCGGCCGCGAGGCAGGTGCGCCTGGCGACCGCCGGCGACGTCGACCTGGCCGTGGCCGCCGCCGCCGAGGCCTTCACCACCTGGAGCGAGAGCTCCGTGGTCGCCCGCTCGCGGGTGATGTTCGCCTTCCGCGAGCTGCTGGTGCAGCACGAGGACGAGCTGGCGCAGCTGATCTCGGCCGAGCACGGCAAGACCCTCGACGACGCCAGGGGCGAGGTGGTCCGCGGCCGCGAGGTCGTGGAGTTCGCGTGCGGCATCGCGCAGCTGCTCAAGGGCGAGTACAACGACCAGGTCTCCGGCGGCATCGACTCCCACTCGTTCCGCCAGCCGCTCGGCGTCGTCGCCGGCATCACGCCGTTCAACTTCCCGATCATGGTCCCGCTGTGGATGCACCCGGTCGCGATCGCGTGCGGCAACACCTTCGTGCTCAAGCCGTCCGAGCGCGTGCCCGGCGCCTCCGACCTGGTGGCGCGGCTCTACCAGCAGGCCGGCCTGCCCGACGGCGTGTTCAACGTCGTGCACGGCGACAAGGTCGCGGTCGACCGGATCCTCGAGCACCCCGACGTCGCCGCGGTGTCCTTCGTGGGCTCCACGCCGATCGCGCGCTACGTCCACGAGGGCGCCAGCCGCACCGGCAAGCGCGTGCAGGCCCTCGGTGGCGCCAAGAACCACGCCGTCGTGATGCCCGACGCCGACCTCGACTTCGCCGCCGACCACATCGTGGCCGCGGGCTACGGCTCCGCCGGGCAGCGCTGCATGGCGATCTCGGCCGTCGTGGCCGTCGGCCCCGCCGCCGACACCCTGGTCGACAAGATCCGCGAGCGCAGCGTCGACCTCACCGTGGGCCCCGGCACCGGTGAGGGCGTCGACATGGGCCCCGTGGTCACCCGCGCCTCGCGCGACCGGATCGTCGACTACGTCGGCCAGGGCGAGGACGCCGGCGCCAAGGTCGTCGTGGACGGCCGTGAGGTCACCGTCGAGGGCCACGAGGAGGGCTTCTTCGTCGGCCCCACGCTGCTCGACCAGGTCACCACCGACATGTCGGTCTACACCGACGAGATCTTCGGTCCGGTCCTGACCGTGCTGCGCGTGCCGACCCTGGAGGCGGCGATCGAGCTGATCAACGCCAACCCCTACGGCAACGGAACCGCGGTGTTCACCTCCTCCGGGGAGGTCGCCCGCACCTTCCAGCGCAAGGTCACCGTCGGCATGATCGGCATCAACGTGCCGGTGCCCGTCCCGATGGCGTTCCACTCCTTCGGCGGCTGGAAGGACTCGCTGTTCGGCGACCACCACATCCACGGTCCCGAGGGCGTGCGCTTCTACACCCAGGCCAAGGTCGTCACCACCCGCTGGCCCCACGTGGCCGAGGAGTCGCTGGCGCAGCTCAACTTCCCGACCGCCCAGTGA